A genomic region of Moritella sp. Urea-trap-13 contains the following coding sequences:
- the urtC gene encoding urea ABC transporter permease subunit UrtC, whose amino-acid sequence MLHKLFANSILKTDRGGQLLMLLLTTLLILVPALNLLVPQGHFLHVETYTITLLGKYLTYALLAMSVDLVWGYLGILTLGHGAFFALGGYAMGMYLMRQIGDRGVYGNPELPDFMVFLDWQELPWFWQGFDMFWFACLMVVLVPAALALVFGFLSFRARVSGVYLSIMTQALTFALMLAFFRNEMGFGGNNGLTDFKDILGFSLQADTTKVGLFMASVVALILGYLTCRKVVSSRLGKVAVAIRDAETRVRFIGYNVANFKLGIFILSAMLAGIAGALYVPQVGIINPGEFSPLNSIEIVVWVALGGRATLFGAIIGALLINYAKSWFTIELPEVWLFALGSLFVLATLFLPKGVTGWFTDRSNRNKKSNRNKESNRNKSLATKESTS is encoded by the coding sequence ATGTTACACAAGCTATTCGCGAATTCAATACTAAAAACAGACCGTGGTGGTCAGCTATTAATGCTGCTACTGACGACGCTGTTAATTCTGGTGCCAGCACTTAACTTATTGGTGCCCCAAGGTCATTTTTTACATGTTGAAACTTACACTATTACCCTGTTAGGTAAATATCTTACCTATGCATTACTGGCGATGTCTGTGGACTTGGTATGGGGTTATTTAGGTATTTTAACCTTAGGTCACGGGGCATTCTTTGCCTTAGGTGGTTATGCCATGGGCATGTACTTGATGCGTCAAATCGGTGATCGTGGTGTTTACGGTAATCCTGAACTACCTGATTTCATGGTGTTCTTAGATTGGCAGGAATTACCGTGGTTTTGGCAAGGATTCGATATGTTCTGGTTTGCCTGTTTGATGGTGGTTTTAGTGCCTGCAGCACTGGCGTTAGTGTTTGGGTTTTTATCGTTTCGAGCCCGTGTTTCTGGGGTGTATTTATCTATCATGACCCAAGCCCTTACGTTTGCGCTGATGTTGGCATTTTTCCGTAATGAGATGGGTTTTGGTGGTAATAATGGTTTAACCGATTTTAAAGATATCCTCGGCTTTAGCTTGCAAGCCGATACCACCAAGGTGGGCTTATTTATGGCGTCAGTAGTAGCGTTAATATTGGGTTATCTTACTTGTCGTAAAGTGGTTTCAAGTCGCTTAGGTAAAGTGGCTGTGGCAATACGCGATGCCGAAACACGGGTGCGATTTATTGGTTATAACGTGGCTAACTTTAAACTGGGGATCTTTATTTTATCGGCAATGTTAGCTGGGATCGCCGGTGCTTTGTATGTACCGCAAGTCGGGATCATTAATCCGGGCGAATTCTCACCACTTAATTCGATTGAGATTGTGGTTTGGGTCGCTCTCGGTGGTCGTGCGACTTTATTTGGCGCGATCATTGGTGCGCTGTTAATTAATTATGCCAAAAGTTGGTTCACCATTGAACTACCGGAAGTGTGGTTATTTGCCCTTGGTAGTTTGTTTGTCTTGGCGACATTGTTTTTACCGAAAGGGGTGACTGGGTGGTTTACCGATCGATCTAACCGCAATAAGAAGTCTAACCGTAATAAGGAGTCTAACCGCAACAAAAGCTTGGCGACGAAGGAGAGTACCTCATGA
- the urtB gene encoding urea ABC transporter permease subunit UrtB — protein sequence MNKYAGIISPSSTLLFTALILLLSMGSINKSWAAVTINSFSDVEKQLSQRNFDNKIAAVNWLSQKVYPNPSQAKLLFNDLLAGRVFYHKKQQSLFLIADYATGQSAIKLTSTFFLDADATLVSGTPESVLIAKKRNFKKVSLNNKLRKSIRLGIATLDLMSRDTVLRGQAIHHLLGDVDPAIQTLLRQRLAVEDVEENKTLLTLALAIGTTATSEDKTALLAAVNLLADSIEPTAFTALDQIVNSTSDVVLRQAAQRGLDHYAQSQKIYSVVETLYFGLSLGSVLALAGLGLAITFGVMGVINMAHGELIMLGAYTTYVMQQLMPDNIGLSLVFSIPAAFIVSGLVGIAIERGVIRFLYGRPLETLLATFGISLILQQAVRSVFSPLNRSVVTPDWMSGMLEFNPMLALTYNRLYIIIFCLLVFCTLIFVLKKTPLGLQVRAVSQNRSMARAMGVRSEWVDAMTFGLGSGVAGIAGVALSQLTNVGPNMGQSYIIDSFMVVVFGGVGNLWGTLVAGLSLGLFNKLLEPWAGAVLAKILVLVFIILFIQKRPRGLFPQRGRAAEE from the coding sequence ATGAATAAATATGCCGGCATAATATCGCCATCGTCGACCTTATTATTCACTGCATTGATATTGCTACTATCAATGGGCAGTATTAATAAGAGTTGGGCTGCAGTGACGATAAATTCATTTTCAGACGTCGAGAAACAGCTTTCTCAGCGCAACTTTGATAATAAAATCGCGGCGGTTAATTGGTTAAGTCAAAAGGTATATCCAAACCCATCTCAAGCGAAGCTGTTATTCAATGATTTACTTGCAGGTCGCGTTTTCTATCATAAAAAACAACAGTCCTTATTTCTAATTGCTGATTATGCCACTGGCCAATCGGCAATTAAGTTAACGTCGACATTCTTCTTAGATGCCGATGCTACCCTTGTTTCTGGTACGCCAGAATCTGTGCTGATCGCCAAAAAACGTAATTTTAAGAAAGTGTCGCTTAACAATAAATTACGAAAAAGCATTCGCTTAGGTATCGCTACATTAGACTTAATGTCCAGAGATACAGTGTTACGTGGCCAAGCAATCCACCATTTATTGGGTGATGTTGATCCCGCGATCCAAACCTTATTACGTCAACGTCTAGCCGTTGAAGATGTTGAGGAAAACAAAACTTTGTTAACGTTAGCCTTAGCTATCGGCACGACAGCTACATCTGAAGATAAAACGGCATTGTTGGCCGCTGTTAATTTATTAGCTGATTCGATAGAACCTACTGCATTTACTGCCCTTGATCAAATTGTTAATAGTACTTCTGATGTTGTGTTACGCCAGGCTGCGCAACGTGGATTAGATCATTATGCACAAAGTCAGAAGATATATTCTGTAGTAGAAACCTTGTATTTTGGGCTGAGTCTTGGTTCTGTATTAGCGTTAGCGGGACTTGGTCTTGCTATAACCTTCGGGGTGATGGGCGTGATCAATATGGCGCACGGTGAGCTCATTATGCTCGGTGCTTATACCACTTATGTTATGCAGCAATTAATGCCGGACAATATTGGACTGTCGTTAGTATTTTCTATCCCTGCGGCGTTTATTGTTTCCGGTTTAGTCGGCATCGCCATTGAGCGTGGAGTGATACGTTTTCTTTATGGTCGCCCATTGGAAACATTGCTGGCAACCTTTGGTATCAGCCTTATTCTGCAGCAAGCAGTACGCAGTGTATTCTCGCCACTGAATCGCTCTGTGGTTACCCCGGATTGGATGAGTGGTATGTTGGAGTTTAATCCAATGTTGGCGCTGACTTATAACCGTTTATACATCATTATTTTCTGCTTATTAGTGTTCTGTACACTTATTTTTGTATTAAAGAAAACGCCATTGGGTTTACAGGTGCGTGCGGTATCGCAAAATCGTTCGATGGCGCGAGCGATGGGCGTGCGTTCGGAATGGGTTGATGCCATGACCTTCGGCTTAGGTTCTGGTGTGGCAGGTATTGCTGGTGTGGCCTTGTCGCAATTAACCAATGTTGGACCGAATATGGGCCAGAGTTACATTATTGATTCGTTTATGGTCGTGGTATTTGGTGGGGTAGGTAACCTGTGGGGTACCTTGGTTGCTGGTTTAAGCCTAGGTTTATTCAACAAATTATTAGAACCTTGGGCTGGTGCGGTACTGGCTAAGATCTTAGTACTGGTATTCATTATCCTATTTATTCAAAAACGCCCGCGTGGACTATTTCCACAACGTGGCCGTGCGGCCGAGGAATAA